From a single Miscanthus floridulus cultivar M001 chromosome 8, ASM1932011v1, whole genome shotgun sequence genomic region:
- the LOC136471188 gene encoding tubulin-folding cofactor E-like, with the protein MSSAAAAAFRLGQRVHAAGDPRRVGTVRYLGPVEGHAGDWVGVDWDDGAGGRHDGSLAGRRYFVAAGECSASFARPTAISGGISLPDALRLRYRVQDFTKEEQDEMYVFSTSQKRVSVEFVGTDKVQEKLNNFNELTSASVSYMGVSSIGAPDELKSLVPNLRLLDLTGNLFLQWQDISSLCQALASLEVLNLTNNTMENDVVETPMLENIRILVLNNCGVTWELVEKIKVSLSCISELHLMSNRLNMIMSPDGKFVQGFNTLRLLNLEDNHIDSWDEIVKFSYLRSLEQLHLNKNRLKHVKYPSNLSTDGPLDDAAAVPFENLQVLLLGSNDIDDFSSVDSLNLFPNLRDVRLSDNPIADPAKGGAPRFVLVARLVKVGILNGSEISPRERRESEIRYVRLVMGKIESNDPEEIKRLHPRFAELKSFHGIEDEKPTLSTSGPQKMASGLISVTLKCVGPSMGEKQPLTKKLPPTTTVGKLKSLCESFFKLKDLKVRLFVEEEGCPLPQLLEEDTASLMELGIGSGATIVVDEES; encoded by the exons atgtccagcgccgccgccgccgccttccgcCTGGGCCAGCGCGTGCACGCCGCCGGCGACCCCCGCCGCGTAGGCACGGTGCGCTACCTGGGCCCCGTAGAGGGCCACGCCGGAGACTGGGTCGGCGTCGACTGGGACGATGGCGCCGGCGGCCGGCACGACGGCTCGCTCGCCGGCCGCCGATACTTTGTTGCCGCGGGAGAGTGCTCGGCCTCCTTCGCGCGCCCCACCGCGATCAGCGGAGGGATCTCGCTCCCGGACGCGCTCCGCCTACGCTACCGCGTTCAGGACTTCACCAAGGAGGAGCAGG ATGAGATGTATGTCTTCTCGACAAGCCAGAAGCGTGTCTCTGTTGAATTTGTTGGCACAGACAAAGTTCAGGAGAAGCTCAACAACTTCAATGAGTTGACCAGTGCATCCGTTTCGTACATGGGAGTGAGCTCAATTGGAGCGCCGGATGAACTAAAGAGCTTGGTTCCAA ATCTCAGACTTCTTGACTTGACTGGAAATCTATTCTTACAGTGGCAA GATATATCCTCTCTTTGTCAAGCACTGGCATCCCTGGAAGTTCTTAATTTGACAAACAATACCATGGAGAATGACGTTGTAGAAACTCCAATGCTCGAGAATATCAGAATTCTTGTTCTCAACAACTGTGGTGTAACATGGGAACTG GTTGAAAAGATTAAAGTTTCCCTTTCATGTATCAGTGAACTCCACCTGATGTCAAACAGGCTCAATATGATCATG AGCCCAGATGGAAAGTTTGTACAAGGTTTCAATACACTGCGACTCCTAAATCTAGAAGATAATCACATTGATTCATGGGATGAAATTGTGAAATTTTCTTACTTAAGAAG TTTGGAACAACTCCATTTGAACAAAAACAGGCTAAAGCATGTGAAGTATCCATCTAATCTTTCAACAGATGGACCTCTTGATGATGCAGCTGCTGTGCCATTTGAAAATTTGCAAGTTCTTTTGTTAG GATCTAATGACATAGATGACTTTTCTTCAGTGGATTCACTTAACCTGTTCCCAAATTTAAGG GATGTCAGGCTTTCTGATAATCCTATAGCTGATCCTGCCAAGGGCGGTGCTCCTCGTTTTGTGCTTGTTGCTCGACTTGTGAAAGTTGGAATACTAAATGGCAGTGAG ATAAGCCCACGTGAACGGAGGGAATCTGAAATACG ATATGTCCGCCTTGTTATGGGAAAAATAGAATCAAATGACCCAGAAGAGATCAAACGACTGCATCCTAG ATTTGCTGAACTGAAGTCCTTTCATGGTATTGAAGATGAGAAGCCAACTTTAAGCACATCGGGACCACAAAAGATGGCGTCTGGCCTTATAA GTGTTACATTGAAATGTGTGGGGCCATCAATGGGTGAAAAGCAACCACTGACAAAGAAACTGCCTCCTACAACAACT GTCGGGAAGTTAAAATCTTTGTGTGAAAGCTTCTTTAAACTGAAGGACCTAAAAGTGAGACTGTTTGTCGAAGAAGAG GGATGCCCTCTACCACAACTTCTGGAGGAGGACACGGCCTCTCTGATGGAGCTTGGAATTGGCTCGGGCGCAACCATTGTTGTGGACGAAGAGAGCTAG
- the LOC136468613 gene encoding uncharacterized protein has translation MSSSTGRMKFHQFTETTFTVVARILPPRSWRPPLLVHCHGRQPSYDAGGCGGPFPPSVPLPQIRFSSYEQVSHSTSPSSSGTVAGPNSGPPTYGARWNRGRRVPVLAGLLPRLGFWHRWMMVNRPYCYAVNPTALL, from the exons ATGTCCAGCTCTACCGGCAGGATGAAA tttCATCAATTTACCGAAACGACTTTCACCGTCGTCGCTCGGATTCTCCCACCTAGGTCCTGGCGCCCGCCGCTGCTCGTCCACTGCCACGGCCGCCAACCAAGCTACGAcgccggcggctgcggcggcccCTTCCCTCCATCCGTACCGCTACCGCAG ATCCGCTTTTCTTCATACGAGCAGGTTAGCCATTCTACCTCTCCGTCTAGCAGCGGCACCGTCGCAGGTCCTAATTCCGGACCGCCGACCTATGGGGCTCGCTGGAACAG GGGCCGCAGGGTACCAGTTCTAGCTGGACTCTTACCACGTCTTGGCTTCTGGCATAGGTGGATGATG GTCAATAGACCCTATTGCTATGCTGTGAATCCTACTGCTCTGCTGTAA
- the LOC136475810 gene encoding uncharacterized protein isoform X1 has translation MGSLLTRAGAWLQAKIVDPVLQVIRRGAEPKQLAFSAALGLTIGIFPICGMIILTLSSFPCFSVGTTVILGAVAVAMLGSRCNAVTVMVLNLAATPIELSLIVPFLRLGETITGSGHFPLTANALKNVLTGHASKDVLLSIVRAMLGWLVAAPFVLAVLYVVSFPCFKVLVNRFGGIPSSPRTPIKAV, from the exons ATGGGCTCTCTTCTCACCAGGGCTGGCGCATGGCTCCAGGCCAAGATTGTTGATCCCGTGCTGCAGGTCATCAGAAG GGGAGCAGAACCCAAGCAATTGGCCTTCTCTGCTGCCCTTGGTCTCACGATTGGGATCTTTCCAATATGTG GCATGATCATTCTTACCCTCTCAAGTTTCCCGTGCTTCAGTGTTG GGACCACTGTTATTCTTGGTGCTGTTGCTGTAGCAATGTTGGGAAGTCGTTGCAATGCTGTTACTGTTATGGTTCTAAATTTGGCCGCCACTCCCATTGAGCTAAG CTTGATCGTCCCTTTTTTGCGTTTGGGGGAAACCATCACTGGCAGTGGGCACTTCCCCTTGACGGCCAATGCATTGAAGAATGTCCTCACTGGTCATGCCTCAAAGGATGTGCTACTGAGCATCGTCCGTGCG ATGCTGGGTTGGCTCGTTGCTGCACCATTTGTACTGGCCGTGCTGTATGTTGTTTCGTTCCCTTGTTTCAAGGTCTTGGTCAACAGGTTTGGCGGCATTCCTTCGAGCCCCAGGACCCCAATCAAGGCGGTGTAA
- the LOC136475810 gene encoding uncharacterized protein isoform X2, whose amino-acid sequence MGSLLTRAGAWLQAKIVDPVLQVIRRGAEPKQLAFSAALGLTIGIFPICGTTVILGAVAVAMLGSRCNAVTVMVLNLAATPIELSLIVPFLRLGETITGSGHFPLTANALKNVLTGHASKDVLLSIVRAMLGWLVAAPFVLAVLYVVSFPCFKVLVNRFGGIPSSPRTPIKAV is encoded by the exons ATGGGCTCTCTTCTCACCAGGGCTGGCGCATGGCTCCAGGCCAAGATTGTTGATCCCGTGCTGCAGGTCATCAGAAG GGGAGCAGAACCCAAGCAATTGGCCTTCTCTGCTGCCCTTGGTCTCACGATTGGGATCTTTCCAATATGTG GGACCACTGTTATTCTTGGTGCTGTTGCTGTAGCAATGTTGGGAAGTCGTTGCAATGCTGTTACTGTTATGGTTCTAAATTTGGCCGCCACTCCCATTGAGCTAAG CTTGATCGTCCCTTTTTTGCGTTTGGGGGAAACCATCACTGGCAGTGGGCACTTCCCCTTGACGGCCAATGCATTGAAGAATGTCCTCACTGGTCATGCCTCAAAGGATGTGCTACTGAGCATCGTCCGTGCG ATGCTGGGTTGGCTCGTTGCTGCACCATTTGTACTGGCCGTGCTGTATGTTGTTTCGTTCCCTTGTTTCAAGGTCTTGGTCAACAGGTTTGGCGGCATTCCTTCGAGCCCCAGGACCCCAATCAAGGCGGTGTAA
- the LOC136475810 gene encoding uncharacterized protein isoform X3: MPCRGAEPKQLAFSAALGLTIGIFPICGMIILTLSSFPCFSVGTTVILGAVAVAMLGSRCNAVTVMVLNLAATPIELSLIVPFLRLGETITGSGHFPLTANALKNVLTGHASKDVLLSIVRAMLGWLVAAPFVLAVLYVVSFPCFKVLVNRFGGIPSSPRTPIKAV, from the exons ATGCCGTGCAGGGGAGCAGAACCCAAGCAATTGGCCTTCTCTGCTGCCCTTGGTCTCACGATTGGGATCTTTCCAATATGTG GCATGATCATTCTTACCCTCTCAAGTTTCCCGTGCTTCAGTGTTG GGACCACTGTTATTCTTGGTGCTGTTGCTGTAGCAATGTTGGGAAGTCGTTGCAATGCTGTTACTGTTATGGTTCTAAATTTGGCCGCCACTCCCATTGAGCTAAG CTTGATCGTCCCTTTTTTGCGTTTGGGGGAAACCATCACTGGCAGTGGGCACTTCCCCTTGACGGCCAATGCATTGAAGAATGTCCTCACTGGTCATGCCTCAAAGGATGTGCTACTGAGCATCGTCCGTGCG ATGCTGGGTTGGCTCGTTGCTGCACCATTTGTACTGGCCGTGCTGTATGTTGTTTCGTTCCCTTGTTTCAAGGTCTTGGTCAACAGGTTTGGCGGCATTCCTTCGAGCCCCAGGACCCCAATCAAGGCGGTGTAA
- the LOC136475811 gene encoding cation-transporting ATPase HMA5-like, which produces MAHLQLTALAGGADDEMEEVALLGSYDEEAGVGTEGEDQAEAGMRRVQVRVTGMTCSACTGAVEAALSAHRGVRRAAVSLLQNRAHVVFDPALAKDDDIVEAIEDAGFEAEILPDSTVSQPKSQKTLSGQFRIGGMTCAACVNSVEGILKKLPGVKRAVVALATSLGEVEYDPSAISKDEIVQAIEDAGFDAALLRSSEQDKVLLSVTGLHFEVDVDVLHDILKKMEGLRQFGVNFANSEVDIVFDPEVVGLRQIVDTIEMESNNRLKAHVQNPYIQSASNDAQEASKTLHLLRFSLFLSIPVFFIRMVCPRIPLISSFLLMHFGPFRIGDLLKWILVTMVQFVVGKRFYVAAYRALRHGSTNMDVLVVIGTTASYVYSVCALLYGAFTGFHPPIYFETSAMIITFVLFGKYLEVLAKGKTSDAIKKLVELAPATALLLLKDKEGKYSGEKEIDASLVQPGDALKVLPGSKVPADGIVIWGTSHVNESMVTGESVPISKEVSSLVIGGTMNLHGTLHIQATKVGSGTVLSQIISLVETAQMSKAPIQKFADYVASIFVPIVITLSFLTFLAWFLCGWLGAYPNSWSAESSNCFVFSLMFSISVVVIACPCALGLATPTAVMVATGVGASHGVLVKGGDALERAQNVKYVIFDKTGTLTQGKATVTTAKSFSGMDLGDFLTLVASAEASSEHPLAKAILDYAFHFHFFGKLPPAKDNINRRKEEILSQRLLEVADFSALPGKGIQCWINGKKILVGNRALITENGVNIPEEAECFLVDMELNAKTGILVAYDGDFIGLIMITDPLKREAAVVIQGLKKMGVHPVMVTGDNWRTARAVAKEVGIDDVRAEVMPAGKADVVRSLQKDGSVVAMVGDGINDSPALAAADVGMAIGAGTDIAIEAADYVLVRNNLEDVITAIDLSRKTFSRIRWNYFFAMAYNVIAIPVAAGALFPFTGLQMPPWLAGACMAFSSVSVVCSSLLLRRYRKPRLTTVLQITVE; this is translated from the exons ATGGCCCACCTCCAGCTCACGGCGCTCGCCGGCGGCGCCGACGACGAGATGGAGGAGGTCGCGCTGCTGGGCTCCTACGACGAGGAGGCCGGGGTGGGGACGGAGGGGGAGGACCAGGCGGAGGCCGGCATGCGCCGGGTGCAGGTGCGCGTCACCGGCATGACGTGCTCCGCGTGCACGGGCGCCGTCGAGGCCGCGCTCTCTGCCCACCGCGGCGTGCGCCGCGCCGCCGTGTCGCTGCTCCAGAACCGTGCCCACGTCGTCTTCGACCCCGCGCTCGCCAAG GACGATGACATTGTAGAAGCAATAGAAGATGCTGGGTTCGAAGCAGAAATTCTTCCCGACTCTACTGTTTCTCAGCCAAAATCGCAGAAGACTTTGTCAGGCCAATTTAGGATAGGGGGAATGACTTGCGCTGCATGTGTGAACTCGGTTGAGGGGATCTTAAAAAAATTGCCAGGTGTAAAAAGAGCAGTTGTTGCATTAGCAACCTCATTGGGCGAAGTTGAATATGATCCTTCTGCCATTAGCAAAGATGAAATTGTTCAGGCCATTGAGGATGCTGGTTTTGATGCTGCGCTGTTGCGAAGTAGCGAGCAAGACAAGGTCTTATTAAGTGTCACGGGGTTGCATTTTGAGGTAGATGTAGATGTATTGCATGATATCCTGAAAAAAATGGAAGGGTTGCGACAGTTTGGTGTAAATTTTGCAAACTCAGAAGTTGACATTGTATTTGACCCTGAAGTAGTTGGTTTGAGACAGATTGTAGATACCATTGAGATGGAAAGCAACAATAGACTGAAAGCACATGTACAGAATCCATATATACAATCCGCTTCAAATGATGCACAGGAGGCCTCTAAGACGCTTCATCTTCTTCGCTTTAGTTTATTCCTAAGT ATTCCTGTATTTTTCATCCGCATGGTATGCCCTCGCATACCTCTGATTAGTTCATTCCTACTCATGCACTTTGGGCCATTTCGTATAGGAGATCTGTTGAAGTGGATTCTGGTGACCATGGTACAGTTTGTTGTTGGCAAACGATTCTATGTTGCAGCTTATAGGGCCCTAAGACATGGCTCTACAAATATGGATGTCTTAGTTGTTATTGGCACTACTGCTTCATATGTCTACTCTGTTTGTGCACTTCTTTATGGGGCATTCACTGGATTTCATCCTCCAATATATTTTGAGACGAGTGCAATGATAATTACATTTGTGCTATTTGGGAAGTATCTTGAGGTGCTTGCAAAAGGAAAGACATCAGATGCTATCAAGAAGCTTGTAGAGCTTGCTCCTGCTACAGCTCTTCTACTTCTGAAGGACAAAG AGGGAAAATATTCAGGAGAGAAGGAAATTGACGCGTCGTTGGTACAACCTGGTGATGCCTTAAAAGTGCTTCCTGGTTCAAAGGTTCCTGCAGATGGTATCGTCATTTGGGGTACAAGTCATGTCAATGAGAGTATGGTAACTGGTGAATCTGTACCAATCTCCAAGGAAGTATCCAGTCTAGTAATTGGAGGCACAATGAACTTGCATGGTACTCTTCATATACAAGCGACTAAAGTAGGATCTGGGACAGTTTTGAGCCAGATAATTTCTCTTGTTGAAACTGCCCAGATGTCTAAGGCCCCTATTCAGAAATTTGCTGATTAT GTAGCTAGCATTTTCGTTCCTATTGTCATCACCCTGTCCTTCTTGACATTTCTTGCATG GTTTCTATGTGGATGGTTGGGAGCATATCCAAACTCATGGTCTGCTGAAAGTAGCAATTGCTTTGTTTTCTCCCTCATGTTCTCCATATCTGTTGTGGTGATTGCTTGTCCATGTGCTCTTGGTCTGGCAACCCCAACTGCTGTTATGGTAGCAACTGGAGTTGGGGCTAGTCACGGAGTACTTGTAAAGGGCGGAGATGCCCTGGAGAGAGCTCAGAATGTGAAATATGTTATTTTCGACAAGACCGGAACACTGACCCAAGGAAAGGCTACTGTAACAACAGCAAAGAGTTTTTCAGGAATGGATCTGGGGGACTTTCTCACATTGGTAGCATCTGCAGAG GCAAGCAGCGAGCATCCACTTGCAAAAGCTATCTTGGATTATGCATTTCATTTCCATTTCTTCGGCAAACTTCCCCCAGCAAAAGACAACATTAATAGAAGAAAAGAAGAGATACTTTCTCAGCGGCTTCTGGAAGTCGCAGACTTTTCTGCCCTGCCTGGCAAAGGGATTCAATGTTGGATCAATGGGAAGAAAATTTTG GTAGGGAATCGAGCCTTGATAACTGAAAATGGGGTAAACATTCCTGAAGAAGCTGAATGTTTCTTGGTAGACATGGAGCTGAATGCAAAAACTGGTATTCTTGTAGCATACGATGGTGACTTCATTGGCTTGATTATGATAACCGATCCTTTGAAAAGGGAGGCTGCTGTGGTTATACAAGGTCTAAAAAAGATGGGTGTTCATCCAGTTATGGTCACTGGGGACAACTGGAGGACTGCACGAGCAGTTGCAAAGGAG GTTGGCATTGACGACGTGAGAGCCGAGGTTATGCCAGCCGGAAAAGCCGATGTAGTCCGCTCTCTGCAAAAGGATGGCAGTGTTGTCGCAATGGTCGGAGATGGCATCAACGACTCGCCTGCCCTGGCTGCCGCTGATGTCGGTATGGCCATCGGTGCAGGCACTGACATTGCTATTGAGGCGGCTGACTATGTGCTCGTTCGGAACAACCTGGAGGATGTGATCACAGCTATTGACCTCTCAAGGAAGACATTCAGCCGGATCCGGTGGAACTACTTCTTTGCCATGGCGTACAACGTGATCGCCATCCCCGTGGCTGCTGGCGCGCTGTTTCCCTTCACCGGGCTCCAGATGCCACCTTGGCTGGCTGGCGCGTGCATGGCATTCTCGTCCGTCAGCGTGGTGTGTTCGTCGCTGCTGCTGAGGAGGTATAGGAAACCGAGGCTCACCACCGTGCTTCAGATAACAGtggaatag